The Hymenobacter sp. 5317J-9 genome has a window encoding:
- a CDS encoding AI-2E family transporter translates to MHKPSEPFIAVENIYTPRQRYVLLVASLLGLAALMVFGLAQYLTAFLAAGILFVVFRPWWVALVHRRRWNRRLVTILLLLVTVVVLVIPFYALSSLLLDRLVRFAQNPEQILEVVHKVERAVGFKITEQFNVRQVLLQGGAKVSSWLPTLASSALNFLVIVGLMLFTMYYMFMQETYFLLGLHRYLPFRNETLKELGESLKNNVNANVLGQVVVALVQSILTGVTLWIFGVPDALFWGVVAFFMAFLPVLGTPLVWGPAALYQFSQGHNGQAIGILLAGFIVIINVDNLLRIVLAKRMGDIHPLVTLVGLVLGVEIFGLIGLVVGPLLVSYFLVLMEVFRRENRATNKAVAGPL, encoded by the coding sequence ATGCACAAACCTTCTGAACCCTTTATTGCCGTCGAGAATATTTACACGCCCCGCCAGCGCTATGTATTGCTGGTGGCCTCATTGCTGGGCTTGGCTGCCCTCATGGTATTCGGGCTGGCGCAGTACCTGACGGCGTTTTTGGCGGCGGGCATTCTGTTCGTGGTGTTTCGGCCGTGGTGGGTGGCGCTGGTGCACCGGCGGCGCTGGAACCGGCGCTTGGTCACCATTCTGCTGCTGCTGGTGACGGTGGTGGTGCTCGTGATTCCGTTCTACGCCCTGAGCTCGCTGCTGCTCGACCGGTTGGTGCGGTTTGCCCAAAACCCGGAGCAGATTCTGGAGGTGGTGCACAAGGTGGAGCGGGCCGTGGGATTTAAGATAACTGAACAGTTTAATGTGCGGCAGGTGCTGCTGCAGGGCGGCGCCAAGGTGAGCAGCTGGCTGCCCACGCTGGCCAGCAGCGCGCTCAACTTTCTGGTCATCGTGGGCCTGATGCTGTTCACGATGTACTACATGTTCATGCAAGAAACCTACTTTCTGCTGGGCCTGCACCGCTACCTGCCGTTTCGCAACGAAACGCTGAAGGAGCTGGGCGAGTCGCTGAAAAACAACGTGAACGCCAACGTGCTAGGGCAGGTGGTGGTGGCGCTGGTGCAAAGCATATTGACGGGCGTTACGCTGTGGATATTTGGCGTGCCCGATGCGCTGTTCTGGGGCGTGGTGGCGTTTTTTATGGCGTTTCTGCCGGTACTGGGTACGCCGCTGGTGTGGGGGCCGGCGGCGCTGTATCAGTTTTCGCAGGGGCACAACGGGCAGGCCATCGGCATTCTGCTGGCGGGCTTTATTGTCATTATCAACGTCGACAACCTGCTGCGCATCGTGCTGGCCAAGCGCATGGGCGACATTCACCCGCTGGTGACGCTGGTGGGGCTGGTGCTGGGCGTAGAGATTTTTGGGCTGATTGGGCTGGTGGTAGGGCCCTTGCTGGTGTCGTATTTCCTGGTGCTGATGGAGGTGTTCCGGCGCGAAAACCGGGCGACGAATAAGGCCGTGGCCGGGCCGCTGTAA
- the atpC gene encoding ATP synthase F1 subunit epsilon: MHLEIITPDRKVFEGEVTSAQFPGTDGLFEVLNNHAPLIAALQAGQVTLTGPAGREAIRIEGGVVEVLRNNVIVLAEGAMA; this comes from the coding sequence ATGCATTTAGAAATCATCACCCCCGACCGCAAGGTTTTCGAAGGCGAAGTGACGTCGGCCCAGTTTCCGGGTACGGATGGCTTGTTTGAAGTGCTGAACAATCACGCCCCGCTGATTGCCGCCCTGCAAGCCGGCCAGGTGACGCTGACCGGCCCGGCCGGCCGCGAAGCCATCCGCATCGAAGGCGGCGTGGTGGAGGTGCTGCGCAATAACGTGATTGTGCTGGCCGAAGGCGCCATGGCGTAA
- the atpD gene encoding F0F1 ATP synthase subunit beta gives MANTGKITQVIGPVVDVSFTGENTKLPNILDALEVTKDNGQVVILECQQHLGEDRVRTIAMDSTEGLTRGAEVRDLGAPMSMPTGDAVKGRLFNVIGQAIDGIPQPKSEGSLPIHRLPPAFEDLATSSEILYTGIKVIDLLAPYVKGGKIGLFGGAGVGKTVLIMELVNNVAKAYEGLSVFAGVGERTREGNDLLREFIESNIILYGEAFKHSMEEGGWDLSKVDQNELLKSQATLVFGQMNEPPGARARVALSGLTIAESFRDGDGTGAGRDILFFIDNIFRFTQAGSEVSALLGRMPSAVGYQPTLATEMGAMQERITSTKRGSITSVQAVYVPADDLTDPAPANTFAHLDATTVLSRKIAELGIYPAVDPLDSTSRILSADVIGNEHYNTAQRVKEILQRYKELQDIIAILGMDELSEEDKQVVNRARRVQRFLSQPFFVAEQFTGLAGVLVDIKDTIKGFNEIIDGKYDHLPEAAFNLVGTIEDAQAKGERLIAEAK, from the coding sequence ATGGCCAATACCGGCAAAATCACCCAGGTTATCGGGCCTGTTGTGGACGTGAGCTTCACGGGTGAGAACACGAAGCTGCCCAATATCCTCGACGCCCTCGAAGTCACGAAAGACAACGGCCAAGTGGTAATTCTGGAATGCCAGCAGCACCTGGGCGAAGACCGGGTGCGGACCATTGCCATGGACTCGACCGAAGGCCTGACCCGCGGCGCCGAAGTGCGCGACCTGGGCGCCCCGATGTCGATGCCGACCGGCGACGCCGTGAAAGGCCGCCTGTTCAACGTAATCGGCCAGGCCATCGACGGCATTCCCCAGCCGAAATCGGAAGGCTCGCTGCCCATTCACCGCCTGCCCCCGGCATTCGAGGACCTGGCGACGTCGTCGGAAATCCTCTACACCGGCATCAAGGTGATTGACCTGCTGGCTCCTTATGTAAAGGGCGGTAAAATTGGTCTGTTCGGCGGCGCCGGCGTGGGCAAGACCGTGCTCATCATGGAGCTGGTGAACAACGTGGCCAAGGCCTACGAGGGCTTGTCGGTGTTTGCCGGCGTGGGCGAGCGTACTCGTGAGGGCAACGACTTGCTGCGCGAATTCATCGAATCGAACATCATTCTCTACGGCGAGGCCTTCAAGCACTCGATGGAAGAGGGCGGCTGGGACCTGAGCAAGGTGGACCAGAACGAGCTGCTGAAGTCGCAGGCTACCCTGGTGTTCGGCCAGATGAACGAGCCCCCCGGAGCCCGCGCCCGCGTGGCCCTGTCGGGTCTGACCATTGCCGAGAGCTTCCGCGACGGCGACGGCACCGGTGCCGGCCGCGACATCCTGTTCTTCATCGACAACATTTTCCGCTTCACGCAGGCGGGTTCGGAAGTATCGGCTCTGCTGGGCCGGATGCCTTCGGCCGTGGGCTACCAGCCCACGCTGGCCACCGAAATGGGTGCCATGCAGGAGCGTATTACGTCTACCAAGCGCGGTTCCATTACCTCGGTGCAGGCCGTGTATGTGCCGGCCGATGACTTGACTGACCCGGCTCCGGCCAACACCTTTGCTCACTTGGACGCCACCACGGTACTGAGCCGCAAAATCGCCGAGCTGGGCATCTACCCCGCTGTGGACCCGCTGGACTCGACCTCGCGCATTCTGTCGGCCGACGTAATCGGCAATGAGCACTACAACACCGCCCAGCGCGTGAAGGAGATTCTGCAGCGCTACAAAGAACTGCAGGACATCATCGCCATCCTGGGTATGGACGAACTCTCCGAGGAGGACAAGCAGGTAGTAAACCGCGCCCGTCGCGTGCAGCGCTTCTTGTCGCAGCCTTTCTTCGTGGCCGAGCAGTTCACCGGCCTCGCCGGCGTGCTGGTTGACATCAAAGACACCATCAAGGGCTTCAACGAAATCATCGACGGCAAGTACGACCACCTGCCCGAGGCGGCTTTCAACCTGGTGGGCACCATTGAAGATGCCCAAGCGAAAGGCGAGCGCCTGATTGCCGAAGCTAAGTAA
- a CDS encoding ribose-phosphate pyrophosphokinase: MKQVKIFAGSASQVLAENIAAAYGTTLGDLTLQRFADTEMGPSFNESVRGCEVFLVQSTPPPAEHLMELMLMVDAAKRASAHKVNILMPYMGYARQDRKDKPRVSIGAKVVANIIQSVGTDRLMTCDLHAGQIQGFFDIPVDHLDGATVTAPYIKSLNLENLIFASPDVGGVVRTRAFAKKFGAEIVVCDKMRLRANEIASMQVIGDVKGMDVVFVDDMVDTAGTICKAAELVMERGAKSVRAVVTHPLLSGPAHERIRNSVLTELITTDTIPLRQENEKIHVITLAPLFAAAIRNVVTHESISSLFV; the protein is encoded by the coding sequence ATGAAACAGGTCAAAATATTCGCCGGCAGCGCTTCCCAGGTTCTGGCCGAAAATATTGCTGCCGCCTACGGCACCACCCTCGGCGACCTCACCCTGCAGCGCTTCGCCGACACCGAAATGGGCCCCAGCTTCAACGAAAGCGTGCGGGGCTGTGAGGTGTTCCTGGTGCAGAGCACGCCCCCGCCCGCCGAGCACCTCATGGAGCTCATGCTGATGGTGGACGCCGCCAAGCGCGCCTCGGCCCACAAGGTCAACATTCTGATGCCCTACATGGGCTACGCCCGGCAAGACCGCAAAGACAAGCCGCGCGTGAGCATCGGCGCCAAGGTGGTGGCCAACATCATCCAGAGCGTGGGCACCGACCGCCTGATGACCTGCGACCTGCACGCCGGCCAGATTCAGGGCTTCTTCGACATCCCGGTCGACCATCTGGATGGCGCCACCGTCACGGCTCCTTATATCAAGTCGCTCAACCTCGAAAACCTGATTTTCGCCTCGCCCGACGTGGGCGGCGTGGTGCGCACCCGGGCCTTCGCCAAGAAGTTCGGGGCCGAAATTGTGGTCTGCGACAAGATGCGTTTGCGGGCCAACGAAATCGCCTCAATGCAGGTGATTGGCGACGTGAAGGGCATGGACGTGGTGTTCGTGGACGACATGGTGGACACCGCCGGCACCATCTGCAAAGCCGCCGAGCTGGTGATGGAGCGCGGGGCCAAGTCGGTGCGCGCCGTGGTGACGCACCCGCTGCTGAGTGGCCCCGCCCACGAGCGCATCCGCAACAGCGTGCTCACCGAGCTGATTACGACCGACACCATCCCGCTGCGCCAGGAAAACGAGAAGATTCATGTCATCACGCTGGCGCCGCTCTTTGCGGCCGCCATCCGCAACGTGGTGACGCACGAGAGCATCAGCTCGCTGTTTGTGTAG
- a CDS encoding DUF6340 family protein, which yields MHKLYSAASTLFMALLLSACASSVHIRALAPAAVPMPANLQSVATANRIVPESRRDKFFDVLEGAFTGEGIGVDRAGADECVNVVGQALANNSYRFKVTQAQLQLLGRSREFFLPPLAPRYVQDLCRRTQVDGLVVLEAFDSDMALSRTNGTRTVKDKEGKEHQVPTVSVELVMKVVTGFRTYGAAQGFVLDQARQEDQLAFRGSGDTYRDALRQLPPPEECIRRVAVRAGDGYARRIAPSYVDLNRDYFTAAKKDALMKQAAVRAEAGDWAGAETIWQQAARNLHPKIAGRAFFNLAVASEVRGDLPGAIDWAKKSAFTCNNGQAKSYLRVLNNRLLAQQVVQEQLKSVPAN from the coding sequence ATGCACAAGCTTTACTCTGCTGCCTCCACCCTTTTCATGGCGCTGCTGCTCAGTGCTTGCGCTTCCTCAGTTCACATTCGGGCGCTGGCGCCGGCAGCGGTGCCCATGCCGGCCAACCTGCAAAGCGTGGCCACTGCCAACCGCATTGTACCGGAATCGCGCCGCGACAAATTTTTTGATGTGCTTGAAGGCGCTTTCACCGGCGAGGGCATCGGCGTGGACCGCGCCGGCGCCGACGAGTGCGTGAACGTGGTGGGCCAGGCGCTGGCCAACAACAGCTACCGTTTTAAGGTGACGCAGGCGCAGCTGCAGCTGCTGGGCCGCAGCCGCGAGTTTTTTCTGCCGCCGCTGGCCCCGCGCTACGTGCAGGACCTGTGCCGCCGCACGCAGGTCGACGGCCTGGTGGTGCTCGAAGCCTTCGACTCGGACATGGCCCTGAGCCGCACCAACGGCACCCGCACTGTGAAAGACAAGGAAGGCAAGGAACATCAGGTGCCTACGGTGAGCGTTGAGCTGGTGATGAAAGTGGTGACCGGCTTCCGCACCTACGGCGCCGCCCAAGGCTTCGTGCTCGACCAGGCCCGGCAGGAAGACCAACTCGCGTTCCGGGGCAGCGGCGATACTTACCGCGACGCCCTGCGCCAGCTGCCCCCGCCCGAAGAGTGCATCCGGCGGGTGGCCGTGCGCGCCGGCGACGGCTATGCGCGCCGCATCGCGCCCTCTTACGTCGACCTCAACCGCGACTATTTCACCGCCGCTAAAAAGGACGCCCTCATGAAGCAGGCCGCCGTGCGGGCCGAAGCCGGCGACTGGGCCGGCGCCGAAACCATCTGGCAGCAGGCGGCCCGCAACCTGCACCCTAAAATTGCCGGCCGCGCGTTCTTTAACTTGGCCGTGGCCAGCGAAGTGCGCGGCGACCTGCCCGGCGCCATTGACTGGGCCAAAAAGTCGGCTTTCACGTGCAACAACGGGCAAGCCAAATCTTACCTGCGCGTGCTCAACAACCGCCTGCTGGCCCAGCAAGTGGTGCAGGAGCAGTTGAAGAGCGTGCCGGCCAACTAG
- a CDS encoding 50S ribosomal protein L25/general stress protein Ctc → MKSLEIVGFKRANLGKTDAKALRLDAQVPCVLYGGKETVHFSVPAILFRELLYTPEAHIVDLNVEGTTYRAIVQDAQFHPVNEMLLHVDFLELEEGKEVKMDIPVKYVGVSPGVLAGGKLVSKLRKVKVRATADNLPDYVEVNISGLELGKSIKVGAVEPKNYTILTNAAAPIATIAIPRALKGEMAANK, encoded by the coding sequence ATGAAAAGCCTCGAGATTGTAGGGTTTAAAAGAGCGAATCTCGGTAAGACGGACGCCAAGGCATTGCGCCTCGACGCCCAAGTACCGTGCGTGTTGTATGGCGGCAAAGAGACCGTGCACTTCTCCGTGCCCGCTATCCTGTTCCGCGAGTTGTTGTACACGCCGGAGGCTCACATTGTGGACCTGAACGTGGAAGGCACCACCTACCGCGCCATCGTGCAGGACGCCCAATTCCACCCCGTGAACGAAATGCTCCTCCACGTTGACTTCCTCGAGTTGGAAGAAGGCAAAGAGGTGAAAATGGACATCCCCGTGAAGTACGTGGGCGTGTCGCCGGGCGTGCTGGCCGGCGGCAAGCTGGTGAGCAAGCTGCGCAAAGTGAAAGTGCGCGCTACCGCCGACAACCTCCCCGACTACGTGGAAGTGAACATCAGCGGCCTCGAACTCGGCAAATCCATCAAGGTGGGCGCCGTGGAGCCGAAGAACTACACCATCCTGACCAACGCCGCTGCTCCGATTGCGACCATCGCCATCCCGCGTGCGCTGAAAGGCGAAATGGCTGCCAACAAGTAA